GATCGCCGCCGCGCTGCCCCCCAATGACCTGCCGGCCCAGCTCGACCTCAAGAACGCCCTGCGCATCGACCTGACACTCGGCGGCCCTCAGGGCGATTGGGTGACGCCGGCGAAGTTCGCTGCCACTGCCGCCCCCGCCTTCCGCGCCAAGACGGGCCGCACCGTGGTGCTGGCCCTGACCAATCGCGGCGACATCCCCGAAGTCTTCCACTTGCACGGCCATCATTTCAGGCTGCTGGACCGGCTCGACGACGGCTGGAAGCCGTTCTGGCTGGATACGCTGGCGATTGATCCCGGCCAGACCCAGCGGATCGCATTCGCCGCGGATTTCGCCGGACGCTGGCTGATCGAGACCGTCGCGACCGACTGGGCGGCGGCGCGCCTCGTGCGGTGGTACGCAATCGAGAGCTGAATGGCTCAAAGCGGCGACGGCAGTCCCTTCACGAGCAGCGACAACACCTCGGCGCCGGCGATGCGGTCTTTTGAAATCTCCTGATAGGCCGGCGAGTCCAGAAAGCGCATCGCTTCCGGCTCATCGGGAAATTGCATGACGACCACCTTGTCGCGCGTCCACTCGCCATCGAGAACTTTCGGCTTCTCGTCGGCGACCAGGAGCCGCGCCGTGAACTGTTTGAAAACATCGGCGAACCGCGATTGGTAGCGCCGATAGCATTCTTCCCTGGTGAATTTTACTTGAGCGATCACATAGACGGTCATGGCTGTTCTCGCAGTTTCCTGAAAGTTGCGGCGCGATCAGCGCCGGAGGGGCGAACGGTTACGGCTTGCCGCAACGAAATCGGCCAGCCGGTCGGGTTGCTCGATCGTGATCCGGCTGCGTCGCTTCGAAATCAGCGACAGGCGTTCGAATTCGGCGAGCGCGGCGCCGACCCAGGCGCGGCTCACGCCGACCATCTTGGCCAGATCCTCCTGAGTCAGCCCCGAGATCGTCGGGCAGGAATTCCGGCTATCGTTGCGCGCCAGCGACACCAGGATAGAGCCGAGCCTGACCCAGGCGTCATCGAGTGCGAGCGGACCGCTGCGCTCGATGCTCTCGACCGAAAGCAACGCCAGCAGCCGCGTGATGTTGTCGAGAAAGCCCGGCACATTCCGCGTGCAGGCCACGAAGTCGCTCCGCGGCATTACCGAGATCACGACCTGGTCGATGGCCTCTGCCGTCAGAATGCGCGGCCGGTCGAGGACGAGCGCCGCAAGGCCAAGCACGGTCCCCCCTACAAACACGCCGAACGCAAATTGCTCGCCGTTGCGCTGGGTTTGAAGCAGCCTGACCCGGCCATCTTCCAGTACGACCAGCGTGTCGCTGGGGGCACCCTGCCGGAACAAAATCGACCGCGGCGGCAGGATCTGCGTCCGCATGCGCTTTCTGATGTCGTTGCGCTGCGCCGCGGACAATCCGGACAGCGCGAGGCTCCACTTGGGCGACAGGCCGTTTTCCGCCATGGCGACGGGCGCAGCAATGATGGCCGCGCGGCTCATGGTCGTTGGGCTCTTGCCGCGGCGACGCCGAGACAATCGAGGCCTCCCTTGAATTCGGCTGATGCCAGGATATCCGGCCCATGCCGCTTTAGCCAATCGTCGTCGATCTCGATCCCGTTGGCCCTGAGATAGGGCTGGGCTTCGGTGACGATCATCTCCCAATCATCCAGCAGCCTGTACCTTTTCAGCATGTCCTGGTGCGGAATGCCGCCCATGGCCTCGACCAGAATGTCGGTGAAGTTGAGGACTTCAAACGTCCCCTCGCTTTCCGCGCCGGCAAAGATCGCGTGGCATCCGTGATAGAGCGTCACCAGCGTATCGGCGCCGTTCTCCCGCACGCGATCGAGCAAGGCTGCATGCTCGATGGCCGCCAGTTCCGGCGACCTGCTGCAGCCTGATCCTCCGCAGGTATAGCCCGACTCCACCACCATATCGGCAAGGTCCAGGCCCGGGACAGCCCGGAGCAGCCGCTCCACGGCATGGCCGACGTCGATACAACCGGCATGGATATGCAGTACCGCCCGGCGCGCGACCGGACGGACAATCCGGCGCTTCACATCGTCGAACCGGGAAACCAGATAGGCC
The sequence above is drawn from the Bradyrhizobium sediminis genome and encodes:
- a CDS encoding DUF1330 domain-containing protein, whose amino-acid sequence is MTVYVIAQVKFTREECYRRYQSRFADVFKQFTARLLVADEKPKVLDGEWTRDKVVVMQFPDEPEAMRFLDSPAYQEISKDRIAGAEVLSLLVKGLPSPL
- a CDS encoding Crp/Fnr family transcriptional regulator, which produces MSRAAIIAAPVAMAENGLSPKWSLALSGLSAAQRNDIRKRMRTQILPPRSILFRQGAPSDTLVVLEDGRVRLLQTQRNGEQFAFGVFVGGTVLGLAALVLDRPRILTAEAIDQVVISVMPRSDFVACTRNVPGFLDNITRLLALLSVESIERSGPLALDDAWVRLGSILVSLARNDSRNSCPTISGLTQEDLAKMVGVSRAWVGAALAEFERLSLISKRRSRITIEQPDRLADFVAASRNRSPLRR